In the Prosthecobacter vanneervenii genome, one interval contains:
- a CDS encoding TlpA family protein disulfide reductase, with amino-acid sequence MKARHLLCLGVTTFVLAVTSSMRAADGDAEWQKVNEIVEGVKNPKEKPKTREEAIGMLKKGITEFDAAYAAALKAGPSNAARWDAALFEAMTGRVREVAGIPAPAKPAISLDDIVKAADAKAETKSQASLVSVMESAEAAEAPGGDLAAWTAKAEKHLKDFPDEKMNQMVEGKLKSIKASADLKTKPLELKFTAVDGREVDVSKLQGKVVLVDFWATWCGPCVAELPNVIKAYKELHAKGFEIVGISLDQDKAELEGFVKEKGMEWPQYFDGKGWQNEIASKYGIQSIPAMWLLNKKGMVVSTDARGHLEEAVTKLLAE; translated from the coding sequence ATGAAAGCCCGCCATCTTCTCTGCCTCGGGGTCACGACATTTGTCCTGGCCGTTACTTCTTCAATGCGTGCTGCCGACGGCGATGCCGAATGGCAGAAGGTCAATGAGATCGTGGAGGGGGTGAAAAACCCGAAGGAGAAGCCCAAGACGCGTGAAGAAGCGATCGGGATGCTGAAGAAGGGGATCACGGAATTTGATGCCGCATACGCTGCTGCGCTGAAAGCGGGGCCGTCCAACGCGGCGCGCTGGGATGCGGCACTGTTTGAAGCGATGACGGGGCGTGTGCGTGAGGTGGCTGGCATTCCTGCACCTGCCAAGCCGGCGATCAGCCTGGACGACATTGTGAAGGCGGCGGATGCCAAGGCGGAAACCAAATCCCAGGCGAGCCTGGTGAGTGTGATGGAATCTGCGGAAGCCGCCGAGGCTCCCGGGGGTGACCTGGCCGCATGGACTGCGAAAGCGGAGAAGCATCTGAAAGATTTCCCGGATGAGAAGATGAACCAGATGGTGGAGGGCAAGCTGAAGAGCATCAAGGCGAGCGCCGACCTCAAGACCAAGCCGCTGGAGCTCAAGTTTACCGCCGTGGACGGACGTGAGGTGGATGTGAGCAAGCTGCAGGGCAAGGTGGTGCTGGTGGACTTCTGGGCCACATGGTGCGGACCGTGCGTGGCGGAGCTGCCGAACGTGATCAAGGCCTACAAGGAACTGCATGCCAAGGGCTTTGAAATCGTGGGCATCTCTCTGGACCAAGACAAAGCGGAGCTGGAAGGCTTTGTGAAGGAGAAGGGCATGGAGTGGCCGCAGTATTTTGACGGTAAGGGCTGGCAGAATGAGATCGCCAGCAAGTATGGCATCCAGTCGATTCCGGCGATGTGGCTGCTGAACAAAAAGGGCATGGTGGTGAGCACGGATGCGCGCGGTCATCTGGAAGAGGCGGTGACGAAGCTGCTGGCGGAGTGA
- a CDS encoding MauE/DoxX family redox-associated membrane protein: MLRLLLHFFFGGVFVYAGILKAADPMSFLDDIRSFDLLGDPWAAWLAMGLPWLEILAGLAVMSGVLRSGGLLVLNGSLLVFLAAISISWGRGIDIRCGCFGHADATSNYRDLILRDILLLIGGLVLVWHGKPRSKA, encoded by the coding sequence ATGCTGCGCCTTCTCCTCCACTTCTTTTTCGGCGGCGTCTTCGTCTATGCCGGCATTCTGAAGGCGGCGGACCCCATGTCCTTTCTCGATGACATCCGCAGCTTCGACCTCCTGGGAGATCCCTGGGCCGCCTGGCTCGCCATGGGCCTGCCCTGGCTGGAAATCCTCGCCGGACTTGCGGTGATGAGCGGCGTGCTCCGCTCCGGCGGCCTTCTCGTCCTCAATGGCTCCTTGCTCGTTTTCCTGGCCGCCATCTCCATCTCCTGGGGGCGTGGCATCGACATCCGCTGCGGCTGCTTCGGCCACGCCGACGCCACCTCCAATTACCGCGACCTCATCCTGCGGGACATCCTGCTGCTCATCGGCGGACTCGTTCTGGTATGGCACGGCAAGCCCCGATCAAAAGCATGA
- a CDS encoding TlpA family protein disulfide reductase, which yields MKAYRLLCLGVTTFVLAISTMLRAAEADAEWKKVADIMESIRNLKEDPQTSDAARLTLKKSLMDFDAAYEAAMKAAPANPERWDVALFAAMLGRLRALAGVTAPAREAISLEEITKAPDAKPETRSQASLTQVMLASDSALAPGGDTAAWIAQAEKHLKNYPAEKLNKMVQDRLAEVSFRTKPLELKFTALDGRVVDVSKLQGKVVLIDFWATWCGPCVEELPKVIKLYQELHEKGFEVVGISLDQDKAELEAFLKEKGMEWPQYFDGKGAENELFVKYKLESIPTAWLLNKKGVVASKTAFEGLEEQVKKLLAE from the coding sequence ATGAAAGCCTACCGTCTTCTCTGCCTCGGGGTCACGACATTTGTCCTGGCCATTTCCACCATGCTGCGCGCGGCTGAGGCCGATGCTGAATGGAAGAAGGTTGCCGACATCATGGAAAGCATCCGCAATCTCAAGGAGGACCCGCAGACGAGTGATGCCGCGCGCTTGACGCTGAAGAAAAGCCTGATGGATTTTGATGCGGCGTATGAGGCTGCCATGAAGGCTGCTCCTGCGAACCCCGAACGCTGGGATGTGGCTTTGTTTGCCGCGATGCTTGGGCGTCTGCGAGCTCTGGCGGGCGTGACTGCGCCAGCAAGGGAGGCCATCAGTCTGGAGGAAATAACGAAAGCGCCGGATGCGAAGCCAGAGACGAGATCTCAAGCGAGCCTGACGCAAGTAATGCTGGCCTCAGACTCCGCTCTCGCTCCAGGCGGAGACACAGCAGCCTGGATTGCCCAAGCTGAAAAGCATCTGAAGAATTATCCTGCGGAAAAGCTGAACAAGATGGTGCAGGACAGGCTCGCGGAGGTCAGCTTCCGGACCAAGCCGCTGGAGCTGAAGTTTACGGCATTGGATGGTCGTGTGGTGGATGTGAGCAAGCTGCAGGGCAAGGTGGTGCTGATCGATTTTTGGGCCACATGGTGCGGGCCGTGCGTGGAAGAGCTGCCGAAGGTGATCAAGCTCTACCAAGAGCTGCACGAAAAAGGCTTTGAGGTGGTGGGCATCTCACTGGACCAGGACAAGGCGGAGCTGGAGGCCTTTTTGAAGGAGAAGGGCATGGAGTGGCCGCAGTATTTTGACGGTAAAGGCGCGGAGAATGAGCTTTTCGTGAAATACAAACTCGAGTCCATCCCGACGGCGTGGCTGCTGAACAAGAAGGGCGTGGTGGCAAGCAAGACCGCCTTTGAAGGGCTGGAGGAGCAGGTGAAGAAGCTGCTGGCGGAGTAG
- a CDS encoding CocE/NonD family hydrolase, with protein MRRQRLILTVLCAVSWLPMQAQETGVKVEKNVMVPMHDGVKLATDVYLPEGRTEKLPVVLTRTPYNKDGAKSYGEYFAKHGYVFVAQDTRGRYASEGVWHWMTDDGVDGTDCAAWIAAQPWANGKIGMVGTSYVGGTQHAMALAKVPELTTVIPVDAVSNMGLQSMRNAGAFEMRFWNWIMLNAGKGSNAALNPATQVELKEMADHRWDYLSLLPLRPGCTPLKLAPEYEDWLIQAMRHGKDDDFWAQNNILADPKRYKDMPVYLVGGWYDSWAGNTSANFQALSKALKSDVYLIMGPWIHGAQNKSAHGQVEFGAEAAIADQLAWRKEWFDHWMKGLDNSVGKAAPFAKKVRIFVMGTGDGSKTKDGLLNHGGQWRDEDEWPLARAKVTPFYLHPEGVLSDGKPKLEVAAQSYAFDPKNPVPTLGGNISSGDGIMQQGAWDQRGNDKFWNWTKPIPLSARNDVLVFQTAPLAEDTEVTGEMEVKLWISSSAVDTDFTAKLVDVYPPSADWPHGFDLNLTDGIMRARFRDSLKEEKLMQPGKVYPITIKLYPTSNVFKKGHRIRVDISSSNFPRFDVNPNTGEPLQQHRRTVIATNTVHHDREHPSQIVLPVVGR; from the coding sequence ATGAGACGTCAGCGATTGATCCTGACGGTCCTTTGCGCCGTCTCCTGGCTGCCTATGCAGGCGCAGGAGACGGGGGTGAAGGTGGAGAAGAACGTCATGGTGCCGATGCATGATGGCGTGAAGCTGGCGACGGATGTGTATCTGCCAGAAGGGAGGACCGAGAAGCTGCCGGTGGTGCTGACGCGCACGCCTTACAACAAGGACGGAGCGAAGAGCTATGGCGAGTACTTCGCCAAGCATGGGTATGTGTTTGTGGCGCAGGACACGCGCGGGCGCTATGCCAGCGAGGGCGTGTGGCACTGGATGACGGATGATGGCGTGGATGGGACGGACTGCGCCGCGTGGATAGCCGCGCAGCCGTGGGCGAACGGGAAGATCGGGATGGTGGGCACGTCGTACGTAGGCGGCACGCAGCATGCGATGGCGCTGGCGAAGGTGCCGGAGCTGACAACGGTGATCCCGGTGGATGCGGTGTCGAACATGGGACTGCAGAGCATGAGGAATGCGGGGGCGTTTGAGATGCGCTTCTGGAACTGGATCATGCTCAATGCGGGCAAGGGCAGCAATGCGGCGCTGAACCCGGCGACACAGGTGGAGCTGAAAGAGATGGCGGATCATCGGTGGGACTACCTGTCTCTGCTGCCGCTGCGTCCGGGCTGCACGCCGCTGAAGCTGGCGCCGGAGTATGAGGACTGGCTGATCCAGGCGATGAGGCATGGCAAGGACGATGACTTTTGGGCGCAGAACAACATCCTGGCTGATCCGAAGCGCTACAAAGACATGCCGGTGTATCTGGTGGGAGGGTGGTATGACTCGTGGGCGGGGAACACGTCAGCGAATTTTCAGGCGCTGAGCAAGGCGCTCAAAAGTGATGTTTACCTGATCATGGGGCCGTGGATTCACGGCGCGCAGAACAAGTCGGCGCACGGGCAGGTGGAGTTTGGAGCGGAGGCGGCGATCGCTGACCAGCTGGCGTGGCGCAAGGAGTGGTTTGACCACTGGATGAAGGGGCTGGACAACAGCGTGGGCAAGGCCGCGCCCTTTGCGAAGAAGGTGCGCATCTTCGTGATGGGCACGGGTGATGGCAGCAAGACGAAGGATGGGCTGCTGAATCATGGCGGGCAGTGGCGTGATGAGGATGAGTGGCCGCTGGCGCGGGCGAAGGTGACTCCGTTTTACCTGCATCCGGAAGGGGTGCTGAGCGATGGGAAGCCGAAGTTGGAAGTGGCGGCGCAGAGTTATGCGTTTGATCCGAAGAATCCGGTGCCGACGCTGGGTGGGAATATCTCGTCAGGCGATGGCATCATGCAGCAGGGGGCGTGGGATCAGCGTGGGAATGACAAGTTCTGGAACTGGACGAAGCCCATCCCGCTCTCGGCGCGCAATGATGTGCTGGTGTTTCAGACGGCACCGCTGGCGGAGGACACGGAAGTGACAGGGGAGATGGAGGTGAAGCTGTGGATTTCGTCGTCAGCCGTGGACACGGATTTCACCGCCAAGCTGGTGGATGTGTATCCGCCGAGCGCCGACTGGCCGCATGGCTTTGACCTGAACCTGACAGACGGGATCATGCGGGCGCGGTTTCGTGATTCGCTGAAGGAGGAGAAGCTGATGCAGCCAGGGAAGGTGTATCCCATCACGATCAAGCTTTACCCGACGAGCAATGTGTTCAAGAAGGGGCACCGGATTCGGGTGGACATCAGCAGCAGCAATTTTCCACGCTTTGATGTGAATCCGAACACGGGTGAGCCGCTGCAGCAGCATCGGAGGACGGTGATCGCGACGAACACGGTGCATCATGACCGGGAGCATCCGTCGCAGATTGTGCTGCCGGTGGTGGGCAGGTAG
- a CDS encoding DUF1501 domain-containing protein produces the protein MHDFDPSLPEHLVRRDFLKKLAAASTAAWMTGEPRAIWAKSGDKVTHPPAKADACILLWMAGGMAAPDTFDPKGYLPFEKGLEVKRMLSTFPAINTSVDGIKICQGLENIAQVMDRATLIRSAVQPDLGSILHSRHQYHWHTGYVPPQTVACPHIGAWMAKVLGPRNPVMPAFINIGQRLEGVGESEELKAFTTAGFFGSEFGPMNLPFPEEAAQSVKPPKGMDANRFANRDRLFRKLVDQSPQREFMSDYQQESMLRSMDNAYRLLSAKEREAFDITLEPKESYAKYDTGRFGRGCLLARRLVEAGTRFVEVTTEYVPFFQWDTHKDGHTTVEAMHKEIDMPIAQLVRDLEAKGLLDRTLIIIASEFSRDALMEGKPGSNANDQTTFKVDTLSEMKHYGLHRHFTGGTSVVMFGGGVKKGHLYGETADERPLIATKNPVSVMDLHATIMTAMGISPKTEFEIEGRPFYVTEDGKGKAVTEIFG, from the coding sequence ATGCACGATTTTGATCCCTCCCTGCCCGAGCACCTGGTGCGCCGTGATTTCCTGAAGAAACTGGCGGCGGCCAGCACTGCGGCGTGGATGACCGGCGAGCCCAGAGCGATCTGGGCGAAGTCTGGCGACAAGGTGACGCACCCACCCGCGAAGGCGGATGCGTGCATCCTGCTGTGGATGGCGGGCGGCATGGCGGCGCCGGACACCTTTGACCCGAAGGGGTACCTGCCGTTTGAGAAGGGGCTGGAGGTGAAGCGGATGCTGAGCACGTTTCCGGCAATCAACACGAGCGTGGACGGGATCAAGATCTGCCAGGGGCTGGAAAACATCGCGCAGGTGATGGACCGTGCGACGCTGATCCGAAGCGCGGTGCAGCCGGATCTGGGGAGCATTTTGCACTCGCGGCATCAGTACCACTGGCACACGGGCTATGTGCCGCCGCAGACGGTGGCATGCCCGCACATCGGCGCATGGATGGCGAAGGTGCTGGGGCCGCGCAATCCGGTGATGCCTGCGTTTATCAACATCGGCCAGCGTCTGGAAGGTGTGGGCGAAAGCGAGGAGCTGAAGGCTTTTACCACAGCGGGATTTTTTGGCAGTGAGTTTGGGCCGATGAACCTGCCGTTTCCGGAGGAGGCGGCGCAGAGTGTGAAGCCGCCGAAGGGGATGGATGCGAACCGTTTTGCGAATCGTGACCGGCTTTTCCGAAAGCTGGTGGACCAGAGCCCGCAGCGCGAGTTTATGAGCGACTACCAGCAGGAGTCGATGCTGCGCAGCATGGACAATGCGTACCGCCTGCTGAGCGCGAAGGAGAGGGAGGCCTTTGACATCACGCTGGAGCCGAAGGAGAGCTATGCGAAGTATGACACGGGGCGCTTTGGGCGCGGGTGCCTGCTGGCAAGGAGGCTGGTGGAAGCGGGGACGCGCTTTGTGGAGGTGACGACGGAGTATGTGCCGTTTTTTCAATGGGACACGCACAAGGACGGCCACACGACGGTGGAGGCGATGCACAAGGAGATCGACATGCCCATCGCGCAGCTAGTGCGCGACCTGGAGGCCAAGGGGCTGCTGGACCGGACGCTGATCATCATCGCGAGCGAGTTCAGCCGTGATGCGCTGATGGAGGGCAAGCCGGGATCGAATGCGAACGACCAGACGACCTTCAAGGTGGACACACTGAGCGAGATGAAGCACTACGGGCTGCACCGCCATTTTACCGGAGGGACAAGCGTGGTGATGTTTGGCGGCGGAGTGAAGAAGGGACACCTGTATGGAGAGACGGCTGACGAGAGACCGCTGATCGCGACGAAGAATCCGGTGAGCGTGATGGACCTGCATGCGACGATCATGACGGCGATGGGCATCAGCCCGAAGACGGAATTTGAGATCGAGGGACGGCCCTTCTACGTGACAGAAGACGGGAAGGGGAAGGCGGTGACGGAAATCTTTGGGTAA
- a CDS encoding hemolysin family protein, whose protein sequence is MTLLLANASAELVREWSFTSSELFWQAVIVLLIVLLNAFFVAAEFAIVKVRDSQLQAAIDEGTRGAKFAQNVTRNLDAYLSAGQLGITLTSIALGIFGEPFVAIVVQPMLFKIGIVSETVIRWTSIGIAYAIVTYLHVVLGEQTPKVLAIRKSLPMTLLIARPLHLFYVVLKPAIWILSASTNMVLRTMGISAVSEHEIAHSEEELRHIVAESQKSKEVTETEKDILLNALALNDRCVRDVMTPRNQVVSLDADETFEANLKIAIDTKHTRYPLVEGHLDHAIGIIHIKDLLSLIGKPQPDLRKIMRTLHMVPEMMPIDKLLRFFLDKHVHVALAVDEFGGAVGIVTLDNVLEEIVGDIQDEFDHEVSEFRRINDNEFTVEGTFNLYELADQTGIELESDEVTTIGGYVTHLLGHLPKVGEKVTIEDYEVTTTKADLRRVLQLHFQRTSAVTQGQGDESSDEPEGL, encoded by the coding sequence ATGACACTCCTGCTTGCCAACGCCTCCGCTGAACTCGTACGCGAGTGGAGTTTCACCTCTTCGGAGCTTTTCTGGCAAGCCGTGATCGTGCTGCTGATCGTGCTGCTGAACGCCTTTTTTGTGGCGGCGGAGTTTGCGATCGTCAAAGTCCGCGACAGCCAGCTGCAGGCTGCGATTGATGAGGGGACGCGCGGAGCGAAGTTCGCGCAAAATGTGACGCGTAACCTGGATGCGTACCTTTCCGCCGGGCAGCTGGGCATCACGCTGACGAGCATCGCGCTGGGTATTTTTGGCGAGCCATTTGTGGCCATCGTGGTACAGCCGATGCTGTTCAAGATCGGGATTGTCAGCGAGACGGTGATCCGGTGGACATCGATCGGCATTGCGTATGCGATCGTGACCTACCTGCACGTGGTGCTGGGGGAGCAGACGCCGAAGGTGCTGGCGATCCGCAAATCGCTGCCGATGACGCTCTTAATCGCGCGGCCGCTGCATTTGTTTTATGTCGTGCTGAAGCCGGCGATCTGGATCCTGAGTGCGAGCACGAACATGGTGCTGCGGACGATGGGCATCAGCGCGGTGTCGGAGCATGAGATCGCCCATTCTGAAGAAGAGCTGCGGCACATCGTGGCGGAGAGCCAGAAGTCCAAGGAGGTGACGGAGACGGAGAAGGACATCCTGCTGAATGCGCTGGCGCTGAACGACCGCTGCGTGCGTGATGTGATGACGCCGCGCAACCAGGTGGTGTCCCTGGATGCGGATGAAACCTTTGAAGCCAACCTCAAGATCGCGATCGATACGAAGCATACGCGCTACCCGCTGGTGGAAGGACATCTGGACCACGCGATCGGCATCATTCACATCAAGGACCTGCTGAGCCTGATCGGGAAGCCGCAGCCGGATCTGCGCAAGATCATGCGCACGCTGCACATGGTGCCGGAGATGATGCCGATCGACAAGCTGCTGCGCTTCTTTCTGGACAAGCACGTGCATGTGGCGCTGGCGGTGGATGAGTTTGGCGGAGCGGTGGGCATCGTGACTCTGGACAATGTGCTGGAGGAGATCGTGGGAGACATTCAGGATGAGTTTGACCACGAGGTGAGTGAGTTCCGCCGTATCAACGACAATGAGTTTACGGTCGAAGGCACCTTCAATCTCTATGAGCTGGCAGACCAGACGGGGATCGAGCTGGAGAGCGATGAAGTGACGACCATCGGCGGCTATGTGACGCACCTGCTGGGGCATCTGCCGAAGGTGGGGGAGAAGGTGACGATCGAGGACTATGAAGTGACGACGACGAAGGCGGATCTGCGGCGCGTGCTGCAGCTGCATTTCCAGCGGACCTCTGCGGTGACGCAGGGACAGGGTGATGAGAGCAGCGACGAGCCAGAAGGTTTGTAA
- a CDS encoding alginate O-acetyltransferase AlgX-related protein, translating to MKPPTAKVSPPKGFVPEPDPRLSPRTVQNVLRVFTLLLALPLLFEGVSFLLPSRTNLAAATVRSGMQWLLLNLLGEGNNRVFAGKEDWLFSHAELDRHTHARRPDSGLHASLLQLASQLKAQQTPLLVVAIPDRATIYPEQLRPGRYLDPIRQKDEAGRLASLKAAGAEVLDMTEPLWTLRDKKPVFYSHDSHWTPEAMKFTALAVHKLVREKYPRLCSPDTPLINATLLDRTDPGDLALQLAPLFAGSLMGLETAELVSIQGIEPAASSPIVLHGGALMHVYDDARLSFGGGDKSPRAGFITQLATLIGRPLDVRAMPQPAEKYEDKKLVIILLPMAELVP from the coding sequence ATGAAGCCCCCCACCGCCAAAGTCTCTCCTCCCAAGGGTTTCGTGCCTGAGCCAGACCCACGGCTCAGCCCGCGCACCGTTCAGAATGTGCTGCGTGTCTTCACCCTGCTCCTGGCGCTGCCGCTGCTCTTTGAGGGCGTTTCCTTTCTCCTCCCCTCCCGGACCAATCTCGCCGCCGCCACCGTCCGCAGTGGCATGCAGTGGCTGCTCCTCAACCTTCTTGGCGAGGGCAACAACCGTGTCTTCGCCGGAAAGGAAGACTGGCTCTTCAGCCATGCGGAGCTCGACCGCCATACCCACGCCAGACGCCCGGACAGCGGCCTGCACGCCTCCCTGCTCCAGCTCGCCTCTCAGCTCAAGGCGCAGCAGACACCGCTTCTCGTCGTCGCCATCCCGGACCGCGCCACCATCTACCCCGAGCAGCTTCGCCCAGGCCGTTACCTGGACCCCATTCGCCAGAAAGACGAAGCCGGCAGGCTCGCCTCGCTCAAAGCCGCTGGTGCCGAGGTGCTCGACATGACGGAGCCTCTCTGGACCCTCCGCGACAAAAAACCCGTCTTCTACTCCCACGACAGCCACTGGACTCCCGAGGCCATGAAGTTCACCGCGCTCGCAGTTCACAAGCTCGTTCGCGAAAAATATCCCCGCCTTTGCAGCCCGGATACCCCGCTTATCAACGCCACCCTCCTCGACCGCACAGATCCCGGCGACCTCGCACTCCAGCTCGCCCCGCTCTTCGCCGGCTCCCTGATGGGCCTCGAAACCGCCGAGCTCGTCTCCATCCAGGGCATCGAGCCCGCAGCCTCCTCCCCCATCGTCCTGCACGGCGGCGCCCTCATGCACGTTTACGACGATGCCAGACTCAGCTTTGGCGGCGGCGACAAATCCCCCCGCGCCGGTTTCATCACCCAGCTGGCCACCCTCATCGGCCGCCCCTTGGATGTCAGGGCCATGCCGCAGCCTGCGGAAAAATACGAAGACAAGAAGCTCGTCATCATTCTGTTGCCCATGGCGGAACTGGTGCCGTAA
- a CDS encoding threonine aldolase family protein produces MSAELKYHFASDNTSGICPEAWQALEDANSGYQPSYGADSITAEACETFRSFFETDCDVYFVFNGTAANSLSLATLCQSYHSIITAQEAHVETDECGAPEFFSHGSKILLARSPLGKLDPSDVERLATSRTDVHFPKPRALSISQSTELGTVYRPGEVKGLGAVAKQHGLSIHMDGARFFNALTGLNCAPADITWRAGVDVLCCGGTKLGMAVTEAVVFFNKELSQEFAYRCKQAGQLCSKMRFISAQWLRILRDDTWRRHAQNGNTLARRLADALGHLPGVQILYPVDANAVFAKLPEKMKDALKARGWVFYSFIGGGSRLMCSWRTTESDVDAFVADAVASV; encoded by the coding sequence ATGAGCGCCGAACTCAAATACCACTTCGCCTCGGACAACACCTCCGGCATCTGCCCTGAAGCCTGGCAGGCCTTGGAGGACGCCAACTCCGGCTACCAGCCCAGCTACGGCGCCGACTCCATCACCGCAGAAGCCTGCGAAACCTTCCGCTCCTTCTTCGAAACCGACTGCGACGTCTATTTCGTCTTCAACGGCACCGCAGCCAATTCCCTCTCCCTCGCCACCCTCTGCCAGAGCTACCACAGCATCATCACCGCGCAGGAGGCCCATGTAGAAACCGATGAATGTGGAGCACCGGAGTTCTTCAGCCACGGCTCCAAGATCCTCCTCGCACGCAGCCCTCTGGGAAAACTCGACCCCTCCGATGTCGAGCGCCTCGCCACCAGCCGCACCGACGTCCATTTCCCCAAGCCTCGCGCCCTCAGCATCAGCCAGAGCACCGAGCTCGGCACCGTCTATCGCCCCGGCGAAGTCAAAGGCCTCGGCGCTGTCGCAAAACAACACGGCCTCTCCATCCACATGGACGGCGCTCGCTTCTTCAATGCCCTCACCGGCCTCAATTGCGCCCCCGCAGACATCACCTGGCGCGCCGGGGTGGACGTCCTCTGCTGCGGCGGCACCAAGCTCGGCATGGCCGTCACCGAAGCCGTTGTCTTTTTCAACAAAGAGCTCTCCCAGGAGTTCGCCTACCGCTGCAAGCAGGCCGGACAGCTCTGCTCCAAAATGCGCTTCATCTCTGCCCAGTGGCTCCGCATCCTGCGCGACGATACCTGGCGCAGGCACGCCCAAAACGGCAACACCCTCGCCCGTCGCCTCGCAGACGCCCTCGGCCACCTCCCCGGTGTGCAGATTCTCTACCCGGTCGATGCCAACGCCGTCTTCGCCAAGCTCCCCGAAAAAATGAAGGACGCCCTCAAGGCACGTGGTTGGGTCTTCTACAGCTTCATCGGCGGCGGCTCCCGCCTCATGTGCTCCTGGCGCACCACCGAGTCAGACGTGGACGCCTTCGTCGCCGACGCCGTAGCCTCGGTCTGA
- a CDS encoding sulfatase family protein has product MRPFLALFLLMTLTATAVEKPNIIFILADDLGWGDLGCYGNRIIRTPNLDKMARQGTVYTQFYVNASVCSPSRCAFFTGQYPSRHRIHGHYATPQQNEARGMSNWLEPQVPNAARLLKTAGYKTAHIGKWHLGNASGGPEIGAYGFDFVGTSEKEGANGPAADPYFRAKSTALFVDEAIKFIGEAGDKPFYLQLWTLVPHATLNPTPEQMKAYAHLRAGGKDFPLAAAMEVFAASVTDLDTQVGRLMAELEKMGKDKDTLILFSSDNGPEDIHIGNAGHSGVGSAGPFRGRKRSLYEGGIRVPGIMRWPGKVPAGQINDKAVLAGVDWLPTICKIAGVQIPEGHMLDGENVSDVMTGGERPRGKPLMWEWRFNIAGEPFHHSPELAIREGDWKLLMNPDRSRVELYDVTKDLTQLNNVAEHHPEVVEKLAGQVAAWAKTLPEGPHDPTAGKMHAGMPGDPPRGQGKKKNEPAK; this is encoded by the coding sequence ATGCGCCCATTTCTAGCCCTCTTTCTGCTGATGACCCTGACCGCCACGGCGGTGGAGAAACCGAACATCATCTTCATCCTGGCCGATGACCTGGGCTGGGGAGATCTGGGGTGCTATGGCAACCGGATCATCCGTACGCCGAACTTGGACAAGATGGCGCGGCAGGGGACGGTGTACACGCAGTTTTATGTGAACGCCTCGGTGTGCTCGCCGAGCCGCTGCGCTTTTTTTACCGGGCAGTATCCGTCGAGGCATCGCATCCACGGGCACTATGCCACGCCGCAGCAGAATGAGGCGCGTGGCATGTCCAACTGGCTGGAGCCGCAGGTGCCGAACGCGGCGCGGCTGCTGAAGACGGCCGGGTATAAGACGGCACACATCGGGAAGTGGCATCTAGGCAATGCATCAGGCGGGCCGGAGATCGGCGCGTATGGTTTCGATTTTGTGGGGACCTCTGAGAAAGAAGGGGCGAATGGTCCGGCCGCGGATCCATACTTCCGCGCCAAGTCCACGGCGCTGTTTGTGGATGAGGCGATCAAGTTTATCGGAGAAGCGGGGGACAAGCCGTTTTACCTGCAGCTGTGGACGCTGGTGCCGCATGCGACGCTGAACCCGACGCCTGAGCAGATGAAGGCATATGCGCACCTGAGGGCGGGCGGGAAAGACTTTCCGCTGGCGGCTGCGATGGAGGTCTTTGCCGCGAGTGTGACGGACCTAGACACGCAGGTGGGGAGGCTGATGGCGGAGCTGGAGAAGATGGGCAAGGACAAGGACACGCTGATTCTTTTCAGCAGTGACAACGGGCCGGAGGACATCCACATCGGCAATGCAGGGCATAGCGGCGTGGGCAGCGCGGGGCCTTTCCGCGGACGCAAGCGCAGCCTGTATGAAGGAGGCATTCGGGTGCCGGGCATCATGCGCTGGCCGGGGAAGGTGCCTGCGGGACAGATCAATGACAAGGCGGTGCTGGCCGGCGTGGACTGGCTGCCGACGATCTGCAAGATCGCAGGGGTGCAAATACCTGAAGGGCATATGCTGGACGGGGAGAATGTGAGCGACGTGATGACGGGGGGCGAGCGCCCGCGTGGCAAGCCACTGATGTGGGAGTGGCGGTTTAACATTGCGGGCGAACCGTTTCACCACAGCCCGGAGCTGGCGATCCGCGAAGGAGACTGGAAGCTGCTGATGAACCCTGACCGGAGCCGCGTGGAGCTGTATGACGTGACGAAGGACCTGACGCAGCTGAACAATGTGGCCGAGCATCATCCTGAGGTGGTGGAAAAGCTGGCAGGGCAGGTGGCTGCGTGGGCCAAAACGCTGCCGGAAGGGCCGCATGACCCTACCGCCGGAAAGATGCACGCGGGCATGCCAGGGGATCCGCCGCGCGGGCAGGGAAAGAAGAAAAATGAGCCAGCGAAGTGA